One stretch of Labrus bergylta chromosome 24, fLabBer1.1, whole genome shotgun sequence DNA includes these proteins:
- the LOC110002323 gene encoding mitogen-activated protein kinase kinase kinase kinase 4 isoform X4 produces MANDSPAKSLVDIDLASLRDPAGIFELVEVVGNGTYGQVYKGRHVKTGQLAAIKVMDVTEDEEEEIKLEINMLKKYSHHRNIATYYGAFIKKSPPGHDDQLWLVMEFCGAGSITDLVKNTKGNQLKEDWIAYISREILRGLAHLHAHHVIHRDIKGQNVLLTENAEVKLVDFGVSAQLDRTVGRRNTFIGTPYWMAPEVIACDENPDATYDYRSDLWSTGITAIEMAEGAPPLCDMHPMRALFLIPRNPPPRLKSKKWSKKFFSFIENSLVKNYTQRPPTEQLLKHPFIRDQPNERQVRIQLKDHIDRTKKKRGEKDETEYEYSGSEEEEEDPPEQEGEPSSIVNVPGESTLRRDFIRLQQENKERSEALRRQQLLQEQQLREQEEYKRQLLAERQKRIEQQKEQRRRLEEQQRREREMRRQQEREQRRREQEEKRRIEEMDRRRKEEEERRRSEDEKRRNDREQEYIRRQLEEEQRHLEMLQEQLLREQAMLLEFKWRELEEQRKAERLHKRLQQEQAYLLSLQHEPKLQPGDKTKPPSDHHKPPQTSTLPPDRVLTASPQTQVPDSLPVSAARGSSAPQTLPLDSSKSQASVAENTDTDETSPNQLSDSPSPPQTDSPPDSEPPQAEGLEPDRPAEAVSHPPQPVREADERYRKNIQGSPQTAPPPKQPPLPPRSSEPFSNGGSSEASAMHRPMEPQVQWSHLAALKSSNSAAPSPPPALPVVSRSQSFSETAGVASNFAQLHLRSQDPHHHHQSPARTDPQPQPPLHHPHRLEHQASSEEVPPKVPVRTTSRSPVLSRRESPLPSQPGNQGGQRNASGNVEQRPLWDRVEKLQPRPGSGSSSGSSNSSSQASPGDRFRPRCESPASSKSEGSPLQRPENIPKKQDEKNVARPTRPADLTALAKELRAVDDVKPLHKVTDYSSSSEESGTTDEEDDEEVDQEAGEESTSGAEDSRAGRQSNGETESAKTMLVEDSESDQAMTPSKDGTLVIRQSTAEIKRLVNLSSSSSSSSAGHGHCLPQPPGHALPEKNGFAGRIHHLPDLIQQSHHSPSSSTNIPPSSSSSSSSSSSSFPSSSIHPSPAMSPQTSLEMFTAIESQSESNSMSKHKSSSSFTPFIDPRLLQVSPSSGSSLNNMAAFGQDGRLPDPLRAEASRKGSVVNVNPVNTRPPSDTPEIRKYKKRFNSEILCAALWGVNLLVGTESGLMLLDRSGQGKVYPLINRRRIQQMDVLEGLNVLVTISGKKNKLRVYYLSWLRNKILHNDPEVEKKQGWVNVGDLEGCVHYKVVKYERIKFLVLALKNAVEVYAWAPKPYHKFMAFKSFGDLVHRPLLVDLTVEEGQRLKVIYGSCSGFHAVDVDSGAVYDIYLPTHIQTSIQCHAIIILPNTDGIELLVCYEDEGVYVNTYGRITKDVVLQWGEMPTSVAYIRSNQIMGWGEKAIEIRSVETGHLDGVFMHKRAQRLKFLCERNDKVFFASVRQGGASQVYFMTLGRTSLMSW; encoded by the exons gatgaggaggaggagattaaACTTGAGATCAATATGCTGAAAAAGTACTCCCACCACCGAAACATAGCCACCTACTACGGCGCTTTCATTAAGAAAAGCCCCCCGGGACACGACGACCAGCTATGG ttggtgATGGAGTTCTGTGGAGCCGGCTCAATCACGGACCTGGTGAAGAACACAAAGGGGAACCAGCTGAAGGAAGACTGGATCGCTTACATCTCCAGAGAGATCCTCAGA GGTCTCGCCCACCTTCATGCCCACCACGTCATCCACCGAGACATCAAGGGCCAGAATGTCCTGCTGACAGAGAACGCTGAAGTCAAACTAG TTGACTTTGGTGTGAGCGCTCAGCTGGATCGGACAGTTGGGAGAAGAAACACCTTCATCGGGACTCCTTATTGGATGGCCCCGGAGGTCATTGCTTGTGACGAGAACCCGGACGCTACCTACGATTACAGA AGTGATTTGTGGTCCACTGGTATCACAGCTATTGAAATGGCTGAAGGAGCACCAC CACTCTGTGACATGCACCCTATGCGTGCACTTTTCCTTATTCCGAGAAACCCTCCTCCCAGGCTCAAATCTAAAAAATG GTCCAAAAAGTTTTTCAGCTTCATCGAGAACTCTCTGGTGAAGAACTACACTCAGCGTCCCCCGACGGAGCAGCTGCTGAAGCACCCGTTCATCCGAGACCAGCCCAACGAGAGGCAAGTCCGCATTCAGCTCAAAGACCACATCGACCGGACCaagaagaagaggggagagaaag ATGAGACCGAGTACGAGTACAGTGGtagcgaggaggaggaagaagatccCCCAGAGCAGGAAGGAGAGCCAAG CTCCATTGTCAATGTACCCGGTGAGTCCACTCTTCGCCGTGACTTCATCCGCCTGCAGCAGGAGAACAAGGAGCGGTCAGAGGCTCTCCGGCGCCAGCAGCTTCTCCAGGAGCAGCAGCTCCGCGAGCAGGAGGAGTACAAGCGCCAACTACTGGCGGAGAGGCAGAAACGTATCGAGCAACAGAAGGAGCAGAGGAGGCGACTGGAGGAG CAACAACGGCGTGAGCGCGAGATGAGGAGGCAACAGGAGCGCGAGCAGCGTCGCCGTGAGCAAGAGGAGAAGAGGCGGATTGAAGAGATGGATCGTAGAcgcaaagaagaagaggaacgCCGGCGGTCTGAAGACGAGAAGAGAAGGAATGATCGTGAACAG GAATACATCAGAcgtcagctggaggaggagcagagacaCCTGGAGATGCTGCAGGAGCAGCTGCTGCGTGAACAGGCCATGCTGCTG GAGTTCAAGTGGCGAGAGCTCGAGGAGCAGCGCAAGGCCGAGCGGCTCCACAAGCGGCTGCAGCAGGAACAGGCGTACCTGCTGTCGCTGCAGCACGAACCCAAACTGCAGCCTGGGGACAAGACAAAACCCCCCTCAGACCATCACAAACCTCCACAGACCTCCACCCTGCCCCCTGACAGAGTCCTCACTGCATCCCCTCAGACTCAGGTCCCtgactcacttcctgtttctgcagccagaGGCTCTTCGGCCCCTCAGACGCTCCCTTTGGATAGCTCTAAATCTCAGGCTTCAGTTGCAGAAAACACTGACACAGATGAGACCTCCCCAAACCAGCTCTCAGACTCCCCCAGCCCCCCTCAGACTGACAGCCCCCCTGACTCTGAGCCTCCCCAGGCAGAAGGTTTGGAGCCCGACAGGCCCGCAGAGGCTGTCAGTCATCCTCCTCAGCCTGTCAGAGAG GCTGACGAGCGGTACCGTAAAAACATTCAGGGTTCCCCTCAGACCGCCCCTCCTCCCAAGCAGCCCCCTCTGCCTCCCCGTTCATCTGAACCGTTCTCCAACGGCGGCTCCTCCGAGGCGTCCGCCATGCACCGCCCCATGGAGCCTCAG GTGCAGTGGTCCCACCTGGCTGCTCTTAAAAGTAGCAACAGCGccgccccctctcctcctcctgctctgccCGTCGTCTCTCGCTCCCAGTCCTTCAGCGAGACCGCCGGCGTCGCCTCTAATTTTGCACAGCTCCACCTGCGCTCCCAGGACCCCCACCATCACCACCAATCGCCCGCACGCACTGACCCCCAGCCCCAACCTCCCCTCCACCACCCTCATAGACTCGAACACCAGGCCAGCAGTGAGGAGGTGCCTCCAAAG GTCCCAGTGAGGACAACATCCAGGTCTCCAGTCCTGTCACGCCGAGAGTCTCCTCTTCCCTCACAGCCCGGGAACCAGGGTGGACAGAGGAACGCTTCCGG CAATGTGGAGCAGCGCCCCCTGTGGGACCGAGTGGAGAAGCTGCAGCCTCGGCCCGGCAGCGGCAGCTCGTCCGGCTCCTCCAACTCCAGCTCTCAGGCCAGTCCTGGTGACCGCTTTAGGCCACGCTGTGAGTCCCCTG CTTCCTCCAAATCTGAAGGATCACCTCTCCAGCGTCCTGAAAACATCcccaaaaaacaagatgaaaagaACGTCGCCCGGCCCACTCGACCAGCT gaCCTGACCGCTCTTGCCAAGGAGCTTCGTGCTGTGGACGACGTGAAGCCTCTCCACAAAGTCACCGACTACTCCTCCTCCAGTGAGGAGTCGGGCACCACCGACGAAGAAGACGATGAAGAAGTGGACCAGGAGGCAGGAGAGGAGTCCACCTCTGGAGCTGAGGACTCGCGGGCTGG GAGGCAGAGTAACGGCGAGACAGAGTCGGCTAAGACCATGCTGGTGGAAGACTCGGAGAGCGACCAGGCAATGACACCCTCCAAGGACGGCACACTCGTCATCAGACAG AGCACCGCCGAAATAAAGCGGCTGGTCAatctctcatcctcctcctcctcttcctcggcTGGTCACGGCCACTGCCTGCCCCAACCCCCTGGCCACGCCCTGCCGGAGAAAAATGGCTTTGCCGGTCGCATACATCACCTGCCAGACCTTATCCAGCAGAGCCATCACTCCCCTTCTTCATCCACAAAcatccctccctcctcatcctcatcctcctcctcctcctcctcatccttcccctcatcatccatccatcccagTCCTGCCATGTCCCCACAGACCTCCCTGGAAATGTTCACTGCCATAGAG tccCAGTCAGAAAGCAACTCCATGTCCAAACACaagtcttcctcttccttcactCCCTTCATCGACCCGCGTCTTCTTCAAGTCTCTCCATCCAGCGGCAGCTCTCTCAACAACATGG CAGCGTTTGGTCAGGACGGACGACTGCCGGACCCGCTGAGAGCCGAAGCGTCCCGCAAAGGCTCGGTGGTGAATGTTAACCCGGTGAACACACGCCCGCCGAGCGACACGCCAGAGATCCGTAAATACAAGAAGAGGTTTAACTCTGAGATCCTGTGTGCTGCACTCTGGG GAGTCAACCTGCTGGTGGGGACAGAGAGCGGTCTGATGCTGCTGGACCGCAGCGGCCAGGGGAAAGTTTATCCTTTGATCAACAGACGACGCATCCAGCAGATGGACGTCCTGGAGGGACTCAATGTCCTGGTCACCATTTCAG gtaaaAAGAACAAGCTGCGGGTGTATTACCTGTCGTGGCTGAGGAACAAGATTTTGCACAACGACCCTGAGGTGGAGAAGAAGCAGGGTTGGGTTAACGTGGGCGACCTGGAGGGTTGTGTCCACTACAAAGTCG TGAAGTACGAGAGAATAAAGTTCTTGGTGCTGGCCTTGAAGAACGCTGTGGAGGTTTACGCCTGGGCGCCAAAGCCCTACCACAAGTTCATGGCCTTTAAG TCTTTCGGTGACCTGGTGCACAGGCCTCTGCTGGTCGACCTGACGGTGGAGGAAGGTCAGCGGTTAAAGGTCATCTACGGCTCCTGCTCGGGCTTCCATGCTGTGGACGTGGACTCTGGTGCCGTTTACGACATCTACCTGCCCACGCAT ATCCAGACGAGCATTCAGTGCCACGCCATCATCATTTTGCCAAACACTGACGGGATCGAGCTGCTGGTGTGTTACGAGGACGAGGGCGTCTACGTCAACACCTACGGGCGCATCACCAAGGACGTGGTGCTGCAGTGGGGAGAGATGCCAACGTCAGTGG cctaCATTAGGTCAAACCAGATCATGGGCTGGGGGGAGAAGGCCATAGAGATCCGCTCGGTGGAGACGGGACACCTGGACGGCGTTTTCATGCACAAGAGAGCTCAGAGACTCAAGTTCCTTTGTGAGAGGAATGACAAG GTCTTCTTCGCCTCTGTTCGCCAAGGAGGAGCCAGCCAGGTGTACTTCATGACCCTGGGACGCACTTCCCTCATGAGCTGGTAG
- the LOC110002323 gene encoding mitogen-activated protein kinase kinase kinase kinase 4 isoform X7 has product MANDSPAKSLVDIDLASLRDPAGIFELVEVVGNGTYGQVYKGRHVKTGQLAAIKVMDVTEDEEEEIKLEINMLKKYSHHRNIATYYGAFIKKSPPGHDDQLWLVMEFCGAGSITDLVKNTKGNQLKEDWIAYISREILRGLAHLHAHHVIHRDIKGQNVLLTENAEVKLVDFGVSAQLDRTVGRRNTFIGTPYWMAPEVIACDENPDATYDYRSDLWSTGITAIEMAEGAPPLCDMHPMRALFLIPRNPPPRLKSKKWSKKFFSFIENSLVKNYTQRPPTEQLLKHPFIRDQPNERQVRIQLKDHIDRTKKKRGEKDETEYEYSGSEEEEEDPPEQEGEPSSIVNVPGESTLRRDFIRLQQENKERSEALRRQQLLQEQQLREQEEYKRQLLAERQKRIEQQKEQRRRLEEQQRREREMRRQQEREQRRREQEEKRRIEEMDRRRKEEEERRRSEDEKRRNDREQEYIRRQLEEEQRHLEMLQEQLLREQAMLLEFKWRELEEQRKAERLHKRLQQEQAYLLSLQHEPKLQPGDKTKPPSDHHKPPQTSTLPPDRVLTASPQTQVPDSLPVSAARGSSAPQTLPLDSSKSQASVAENTDTDETSPNQLSDSPSPPQTDSPPDSEPPQAEGLEPDRPAEAVSHPPQPVREADERYRKNIQGSPQTAPPPKQPPLPPRSSEPFSNGGSSEASAMHRPMEPQVQWSHLAALKSSNSAAPSPPPALPVVSRSQSFSETAGVASNFAQLHLRSQDPHHHHQSPARTDPQPQPPLHHPHRLEHQASSEEVPPKVPVRTTSRSPVLSRRESPLPSQPGNQGGQRNASGNVEQRPLWDRVEKLQPRPGSGSSSGSSNSSSQASPGDRFRPRSSSKSEGSPLQRPENIPKKQDEKNVARPTRPADLTALAKELRAVDDVKPLHKVTDYSSSSEESGTTDEEDDEEVDQEAGEESTSGAEDSRAGRQSNGETESAKTMLVEDSESDQAMTPSKDGTLVIRQSTAEIKRLVNLSSSSSSSSAGHGHCLPQPPGHALPEKNGFAGRIHHLPDLIQQSHHSPSSSTNIPPSSSSSSSSSSSSFPSSSIHPSPAMSPQTSLEMFTAIESQSESNSMSKHKSSSSFTPFIDPRLLQVSPSSGSSLNNMAFGQDGRLPDPLRAEASRKGSVVNVNPVNTRPPSDTPEIRKYKKRFNSEILCAALWGVNLLVGTESGLMLLDRSGQGKVYPLINRRRIQQMDVLEGLNVLVTISGKKNKLRVYYLSWLRNKILHNDPEVEKKQGWVNVGDLEGCVHYKVVKYERIKFLVLALKNAVEVYAWAPKPYHKFMAFKSFGDLVHRPLLVDLTVEEGQRLKVIYGSCSGFHAVDVDSGAVYDIYLPTHIQTSIQCHAIIILPNTDGIELLVCYEDEGVYVNTYGRITKDVVLQWGEMPTSVAYIRSNQIMGWGEKAIEIRSVETGHLDGVFMHKRAQRLKFLCERNDKVFFASVRQGGASQVYFMTLGRTSLMSW; this is encoded by the exons gatgaggaggaggagattaaACTTGAGATCAATATGCTGAAAAAGTACTCCCACCACCGAAACATAGCCACCTACTACGGCGCTTTCATTAAGAAAAGCCCCCCGGGACACGACGACCAGCTATGG ttggtgATGGAGTTCTGTGGAGCCGGCTCAATCACGGACCTGGTGAAGAACACAAAGGGGAACCAGCTGAAGGAAGACTGGATCGCTTACATCTCCAGAGAGATCCTCAGA GGTCTCGCCCACCTTCATGCCCACCACGTCATCCACCGAGACATCAAGGGCCAGAATGTCCTGCTGACAGAGAACGCTGAAGTCAAACTAG TTGACTTTGGTGTGAGCGCTCAGCTGGATCGGACAGTTGGGAGAAGAAACACCTTCATCGGGACTCCTTATTGGATGGCCCCGGAGGTCATTGCTTGTGACGAGAACCCGGACGCTACCTACGATTACAGA AGTGATTTGTGGTCCACTGGTATCACAGCTATTGAAATGGCTGAAGGAGCACCAC CACTCTGTGACATGCACCCTATGCGTGCACTTTTCCTTATTCCGAGAAACCCTCCTCCCAGGCTCAAATCTAAAAAATG GTCCAAAAAGTTTTTCAGCTTCATCGAGAACTCTCTGGTGAAGAACTACACTCAGCGTCCCCCGACGGAGCAGCTGCTGAAGCACCCGTTCATCCGAGACCAGCCCAACGAGAGGCAAGTCCGCATTCAGCTCAAAGACCACATCGACCGGACCaagaagaagaggggagagaaag ATGAGACCGAGTACGAGTACAGTGGtagcgaggaggaggaagaagatccCCCAGAGCAGGAAGGAGAGCCAAG CTCCATTGTCAATGTACCCGGTGAGTCCACTCTTCGCCGTGACTTCATCCGCCTGCAGCAGGAGAACAAGGAGCGGTCAGAGGCTCTCCGGCGCCAGCAGCTTCTCCAGGAGCAGCAGCTCCGCGAGCAGGAGGAGTACAAGCGCCAACTACTGGCGGAGAGGCAGAAACGTATCGAGCAACAGAAGGAGCAGAGGAGGCGACTGGAGGAG CAACAACGGCGTGAGCGCGAGATGAGGAGGCAACAGGAGCGCGAGCAGCGTCGCCGTGAGCAAGAGGAGAAGAGGCGGATTGAAGAGATGGATCGTAGAcgcaaagaagaagaggaacgCCGGCGGTCTGAAGACGAGAAGAGAAGGAATGATCGTGAACAG GAATACATCAGAcgtcagctggaggaggagcagagacaCCTGGAGATGCTGCAGGAGCAGCTGCTGCGTGAACAGGCCATGCTGCTG GAGTTCAAGTGGCGAGAGCTCGAGGAGCAGCGCAAGGCCGAGCGGCTCCACAAGCGGCTGCAGCAGGAACAGGCGTACCTGCTGTCGCTGCAGCACGAACCCAAACTGCAGCCTGGGGACAAGACAAAACCCCCCTCAGACCATCACAAACCTCCACAGACCTCCACCCTGCCCCCTGACAGAGTCCTCACTGCATCCCCTCAGACTCAGGTCCCtgactcacttcctgtttctgcagccagaGGCTCTTCGGCCCCTCAGACGCTCCCTTTGGATAGCTCTAAATCTCAGGCTTCAGTTGCAGAAAACACTGACACAGATGAGACCTCCCCAAACCAGCTCTCAGACTCCCCCAGCCCCCCTCAGACTGACAGCCCCCCTGACTCTGAGCCTCCCCAGGCAGAAGGTTTGGAGCCCGACAGGCCCGCAGAGGCTGTCAGTCATCCTCCTCAGCCTGTCAGAGAG GCTGACGAGCGGTACCGTAAAAACATTCAGGGTTCCCCTCAGACCGCCCCTCCTCCCAAGCAGCCCCCTCTGCCTCCCCGTTCATCTGAACCGTTCTCCAACGGCGGCTCCTCCGAGGCGTCCGCCATGCACCGCCCCATGGAGCCTCAG GTGCAGTGGTCCCACCTGGCTGCTCTTAAAAGTAGCAACAGCGccgccccctctcctcctcctgctctgccCGTCGTCTCTCGCTCCCAGTCCTTCAGCGAGACCGCCGGCGTCGCCTCTAATTTTGCACAGCTCCACCTGCGCTCCCAGGACCCCCACCATCACCACCAATCGCCCGCACGCACTGACCCCCAGCCCCAACCTCCCCTCCACCACCCTCATAGACTCGAACACCAGGCCAGCAGTGAGGAGGTGCCTCCAAAG GTCCCAGTGAGGACAACATCCAGGTCTCCAGTCCTGTCACGCCGAGAGTCTCCTCTTCCCTCACAGCCCGGGAACCAGGGTGGACAGAGGAACGCTTCCGG CAATGTGGAGCAGCGCCCCCTGTGGGACCGAGTGGAGAAGCTGCAGCCTCGGCCCGGCAGCGGCAGCTCGTCCGGCTCCTCCAACTCCAGCTCTCAGGCCAGTCCTGGTGACCGCTTTAGGCCACGCT CTTCCTCCAAATCTGAAGGATCACCTCTCCAGCGTCCTGAAAACATCcccaaaaaacaagatgaaaagaACGTCGCCCGGCCCACTCGACCAGCT gaCCTGACCGCTCTTGCCAAGGAGCTTCGTGCTGTGGACGACGTGAAGCCTCTCCACAAAGTCACCGACTACTCCTCCTCCAGTGAGGAGTCGGGCACCACCGACGAAGAAGACGATGAAGAAGTGGACCAGGAGGCAGGAGAGGAGTCCACCTCTGGAGCTGAGGACTCGCGGGCTGG GAGGCAGAGTAACGGCGAGACAGAGTCGGCTAAGACCATGCTGGTGGAAGACTCGGAGAGCGACCAGGCAATGACACCCTCCAAGGACGGCACACTCGTCATCAGACAG AGCACCGCCGAAATAAAGCGGCTGGTCAatctctcatcctcctcctcctcttcctcggcTGGTCACGGCCACTGCCTGCCCCAACCCCCTGGCCACGCCCTGCCGGAGAAAAATGGCTTTGCCGGTCGCATACATCACCTGCCAGACCTTATCCAGCAGAGCCATCACTCCCCTTCTTCATCCACAAAcatccctccctcctcatcctcatcctcctcctcctcctcctcatccttcccctcatcatccatccatcccagTCCTGCCATGTCCCCACAGACCTCCCTGGAAATGTTCACTGCCATAGAG tccCAGTCAGAAAGCAACTCCATGTCCAAACACaagtcttcctcttccttcactCCCTTCATCGACCCGCGTCTTCTTCAAGTCTCTCCATCCAGCGGCAGCTCTCTCAACAACATGG CGTTTGGTCAGGACGGACGACTGCCGGACCCGCTGAGAGCCGAAGCGTCCCGCAAAGGCTCGGTGGTGAATGTTAACCCGGTGAACACACGCCCGCCGAGCGACACGCCAGAGATCCGTAAATACAAGAAGAGGTTTAACTCTGAGATCCTGTGTGCTGCACTCTGGG GAGTCAACCTGCTGGTGGGGACAGAGAGCGGTCTGATGCTGCTGGACCGCAGCGGCCAGGGGAAAGTTTATCCTTTGATCAACAGACGACGCATCCAGCAGATGGACGTCCTGGAGGGACTCAATGTCCTGGTCACCATTTCAG gtaaaAAGAACAAGCTGCGGGTGTATTACCTGTCGTGGCTGAGGAACAAGATTTTGCACAACGACCCTGAGGTGGAGAAGAAGCAGGGTTGGGTTAACGTGGGCGACCTGGAGGGTTGTGTCCACTACAAAGTCG TGAAGTACGAGAGAATAAAGTTCTTGGTGCTGGCCTTGAAGAACGCTGTGGAGGTTTACGCCTGGGCGCCAAAGCCCTACCACAAGTTCATGGCCTTTAAG TCTTTCGGTGACCTGGTGCACAGGCCTCTGCTGGTCGACCTGACGGTGGAGGAAGGTCAGCGGTTAAAGGTCATCTACGGCTCCTGCTCGGGCTTCCATGCTGTGGACGTGGACTCTGGTGCCGTTTACGACATCTACCTGCCCACGCAT ATCCAGACGAGCATTCAGTGCCACGCCATCATCATTTTGCCAAACACTGACGGGATCGAGCTGCTGGTGTGTTACGAGGACGAGGGCGTCTACGTCAACACCTACGGGCGCATCACCAAGGACGTGGTGCTGCAGTGGGGAGAGATGCCAACGTCAGTGG cctaCATTAGGTCAAACCAGATCATGGGCTGGGGGGAGAAGGCCATAGAGATCCGCTCGGTGGAGACGGGACACCTGGACGGCGTTTTCATGCACAAGAGAGCTCAGAGACTCAAGTTCCTTTGTGAGAGGAATGACAAG GTCTTCTTCGCCTCTGTTCGCCAAGGAGGAGCCAGCCAGGTGTACTTCATGACCCTGGGACGCACTTCCCTCATGAGCTGGTAG